In Scylla paramamosain isolate STU-SP2022 unplaced genomic scaffold, ASM3559412v1 Contig40, whole genome shotgun sequence, one DNA window encodes the following:
- the LOC135098009 gene encoding von Willebrand factor A domain-containing protein 5A-like isoform X2 produces MKDDLLMLNLFPEVPTNTYSSRNEIIFVIDRSGSMHGEKIESARATLLLFLKSLPLGCLFNIVSFGSSFSVLFKK; encoded by the exons ATGAAGGATGACCTGCTCATGCTGAACCTCTTCCCAGAGGTGCCCACCAACACCTACTCCAGCAGGAATGAGATTATCTTTGTCATCGACCGCTcag GAAGCATGCATGGGGAAAAGATAGAGAGTGCCCGGGCAACACTTCTTCTGTTCCTGAAGAGTCTGCCTCTGGGTTGCCTCTTCAACATTGTCAGCTTCGGCTCATCCTTCTCAGTGCTCTTCAAGAAGTGA
- the LOC135098009 gene encoding von Willebrand factor A domain-containing protein 5A-like isoform X1, with the protein MKDDLLMLNLFPEVPTNTYSSRNEIIFVIDRSGSMHGEKIESARATLLLFLKSLPLGCLFNIVSFGSSFSVLFKKGSRVYSEATLREACQLQAAMKADMGGTEILAPLKDIYDKPPIPGYS; encoded by the exons ATGAAGGATGACCTGCTCATGCTGAACCTCTTCCCAGAGGTGCCCACCAACACCTACTCCAGCAGGAATGAGATTATCTTTGTCATCGACCGCTcag GAAGCATGCATGGGGAAAAGATAGAGAGTGCCCGGGCAACACTTCTTCTGTTCCTGAAGAGTCTGCCTCTGGGTTGCCTCTTCAACATTGTCAGCTTCGGCTCATCCTTCTCAGTGCTCTTCAAGAA GGGGAGTCGTGTGTACTCAGAGGCAACGCTGCGTGAGGCATGCCAGCTGCAGGCCGCGATGAAAGCCGACATGGGGGGCACAGAAATCCTGGCGCCACTCAAGGACATCTATGACAAGCCACCCATACCTGGCTACTCATGA